A genomic window from Centroberyx gerrardi isolate f3 chromosome 14, fCenGer3.hap1.cur.20231027, whole genome shotgun sequence includes:
- the LOC139917218 gene encoding zinc finger BED domain-containing protein 4 gives MASISKVSILDYFNIVFEGENGKIESNCKACGTRIQAKRSVTSNFVTHLKRKHQAMYDEFVKRKDMKREAYSSGSLHSFTTNGGNTRYTHPISTGGGGGGGVGGIGILEGGVGGGAGGGVTKFDRHDPRQVLISEAIAKMIVRDLQPASMVENQGFRELLQLLEPRYTPEPQHYLQSQLLPAYAYQAQLATRQALASAHALSLSLDLWRGLSGATSGYLGVTCHFLTSDWQMRSALLACLPLVGGGSASRVLADFDEVCHSHGVSGRAFRVVADPFLAPTTLQLCCLPGFHIHRSGQEEEDEEEVDDGNDLEEGSRNGHGEEGGEGEWEDSWEQGLGVCRVECFSRSLDQCVREGLHSCPQLSSTLAKAACFYNYITSAVPPEKLSQVFEGPGVVIGGPGSAPPVMRDWAAQLKVLRRLLDSVEFLEEVSGRGELALGGPERALLRELTDTLDPFTEAWDMVHGDRQADRQTDRHVSISLALPCVLGLRKHLSETSAPHCPSLLVGLGQAVERRLAPILEDPLYITATTLDPQFKLTWSSNPDWHRQVLIEELTKHSPASSPLDPNTDLHSQAQSPPASTPSPVSSLSRPCKLFSFIKQRPTTQAKSLEQELAVYLREEPTDEEALHYWRRKAIDFPLLAQVAKRAFTIPASGTAVESIFSTAGRCLRLERGRVLPKNLETLIYLKANYRLLWT, from the exons ATGGCGTCAATTTCGAAGGTGTCTATTCTGGATTACTTTAATATTGTGTTTGAGGGTGAGAATGGCAAGATCGAGTCCAACTGCAAGGCTTGTGGCACCAGGATTCAGGCGAAGCGAAGTGTCACGTCCAACTTCGTAACGCATCTCAAG CGTAAGCACCAGGCTATGTATGATGAGTTTGTGAAAAGGAAGGATATGAAGAGAGAGGCTTACTCCTCTGGTTCGCTGCACAGTTTCACCACCAATGGAGGGAACACCCGCTACACCCACCCCATCagcactggaggaggaggaggaggaggggtgggaggaATAGGAATCCTGgagggaggagtaggaggaggtgctggaggaggagtGACCAAGTTCGACAGACATGACCCACGGCAG GTTCTAATCTCCGAGGCCATAGCTAAGATGATCGTGCGTGACCTGCAGCCAGCGTCCATGGTGGAGAACCAAGGCTTCAGAGAGTTGCTGCAGCTCCTGGAGCCACGCTACACCCCAGAGCCGCAGCACTACCTCCAGAGCCAACTGCTTCCAGCCTATGCCTACCAGGCCCAACTGGCAACCCGTCAGGCCCTGGCCTCAGCGCACGCCCTCAGCCTCAGCTTGGATCTCTGGAGGGGCCTCTCTGGAGCCACTTCAGG gTACCTCGGTGTCACCTGCCATTTTCTTACATCTGACTGGCAGATGCGTTCAGCCCTTCTGGCATGCCTTCCCCTGGTTGGTGGAGGCTCAGCCAGTCGCGTGCTAGCAGATTTCGATGAGGTGTGTCACTCTCACGGTGTGTCCGGGAGAGCGTTCCGTGTCGTCGCTGACCCTTTCCTGGCCCCAACAACCCTACAGCTATGTTGTCTTCCTGGTTTCCATATTCATCGCAGcgggcaagaggaggaggatgaagaagaggtgGACGATGGTAATGATTTGGAGGAAGGGAGTAGGAACGGTCACggcgaggagggaggagaaggagaatggGAGGACTCGTGGGAGCAGGGTCTGGGTGTATGTCGAGTGGAatgtttctctcgctctcttgacCAGTGTGTCAGAGAGGGGTTGCACTCCTGtccccagctctcctccacgtTGGCCAAAGCTGCCTGCTTCTACAACTACATTACCTCCGCTGTCCCACCAGAGAAACTCAGCCAGGTGTTCGAGGGTCCCGGGGTGGTGATAGGGGGACCAGGAAGCGCCCCTCCTGTTATGAGAGACTGGGCTGCTCAGCTTAAG GTGCTTCGGCGGCTGCTGGACTCTGTGGAGTTCCTGGAGGAGGTGAGCGGTAGAGGGGAGCTGGCGCTGGGTGGTCCAGAGAGGGCCCTGCTGAGGGAGCTGACTGACACTCTGGACCCCTTCACTGAGGCCTGGGACATGGTGCAcggggacagacaggcagacagacagacagacagacacgtaTCCATCAGCCTAGCCTTGCCATGTGTCCTGGGCCTCCGTAAGCACCTCTCTGAGACCTCAGCCCCCCACTGTCCCTCCCTCCTAGTGGGCCTCGGCCAGGCTGTAGAGCGTCGGCTGGCCCCCATCCTGGAGGACCCCCTCTACATCACTGCCACCACCCTGGACCCCCAATTCAAGCTCACTTGGAGCAGCAACCCCGACTGGCACAGGCAAGTTCTCATAGAGGAGTTGACCAAACATTCCCCGGCCTCCAGCCCCTTAGACCCCAACACAGACCTCCATTCCCAAGCCCAgtctcctccagcctccactCCATCTCCGGTCTCCTCGCTGTCCCGGCCCTGCAAGCTGTTCTCCTTCATCAAGCAGAGACCCACGACACAGGCCAAGAGCCTGGAGCAGGAGCTGGCTGTCTACCTGCGTGAGGAACCCACAGATGAGGAGGCCTTGCATTACTGGCGACGTAAGGCAATTGACTTTCCTCTGCTTGCCCAGGTGGCGAAGAGGGCCTTTACCATACCTGCTAGTGGCACTGCGGTGGAGAGTATTTTCTCTACCGCTGGGCGCTGTCTGCGGCTGGAGAGAGGCCGTGTCTTACCAAAGAACCTGGAGACACTCATCTACCTCAAAGCCAACTACAGATTATTATGGACTTAG